Proteins found in one Coriobacteriia bacterium genomic segment:
- a CDS encoding GNAT family N-acetyltransferase, which produces MSITYSEHKEFDTRQLQELFLSVGWSSGNYPDDLALAMCNSHSVVSAWDGARLVGLMNALADGAMTAYFHYLLVRPEYQSQGIGRQLVLKMLDQYESYARKVLIAYDAEVGFYERCGFELGGGKTPMFVTHLTT; this is translated from the coding sequence TTGTCTATCACATACTCGGAACACAAGGAGTTCGACACTCGGCAGCTGCAGGAGCTCTTCCTGTCGGTTGGCTGGTCGTCGGGCAACTATCCGGACGATCTTGCGCTTGCGATGTGCAACAGCCATAGCGTGGTCTCGGCCTGGGACGGGGCCAGACTCGTCGGATTGATGAACGCGCTGGCCGACGGAGCCATGACCGCCTATTTCCACTACCTGCTCGTCAGGCCCGAGTATCAGTCCCAGGGAATCGGCCGCCAGCTGGTCTTGAAGATGCTCGACCAGTACGAGTCGTATGCACGCAAGGTGCTGATCGCGTATGACGCGGAGGTCGGCTTCTACGAGCGGTGCGGGTTTGAGCTCGGTGGTGGCAAGACTCCGATGTTCGTCACCCATCTCACCACCTGA
- a CDS encoding nuclear transport factor 2 family protein produces the protein MDDRVRKPHGKRWLFALVAVLVALGVTFVAGMWFADRGERTVAAVTESYAEAYEGLDTTKDVPGLIPLYAPDAVLQDAAADRTYTGTAEIEAALNALSATPDFDLTIERMLVGDDWALVFWTADGMRPDLDRVTQVVGVTSLEVSKGKIERETWYYDPAKAPF, from the coding sequence ATGGATGACCGAGTACGCAAGCCTCACGGTAAGAGGTGGCTGTTCGCACTAGTGGCCGTACTGGTGGCCCTCGGCGTGACGTTCGTCGCCGGGATGTGGTTCGCCGATCGTGGCGAGCGGACCGTAGCGGCTGTCACCGAGTCGTACGCTGAGGCGTATGAGGGGCTCGACACGACCAAGGATGTGCCAGGCCTCATTCCCCTCTACGCTCCCGATGCAGTACTGCAAGATGCAGCCGCTGACCGGACGTACACAGGAACCGCTGAGATCGAGGCTGCACTGAACGCACTCTCGGCGACACCCGACTTCGATCTCACGATCGAGCGGATGCTTGTTGGTGACGACTGGGCGCTGGTGTTCTGGACCGCCGATGGAATGCGTCCCGACCTAGACAGGGTCACGCAGGTCGTCGGCGTCACCTCACTGGAGGTGTCGAAGGGCAAGATCGAGAGGGAAACCTGGTACTACGATCCCGCCAAGGCTCCGTTCTGA
- a CDS encoding GGDEF domain-containing protein: MKPEPLDPNEASTAESDSLGRVLGRSRKIKVAIKKAAGRLTSATAVLKQGKRANIPAHSVERAISQYEDAENEVVQAVHDLSQVNTALAVEVAERVGIESELADTKADLADMKVDLATARDDLSESQASEDEALQRALHDPLTGLPNRVLFDQGLDHGLIQARRHGWGLAVLFIDVDDFKSINDSYGHHVGDEVLIMIADRLRSFVRAEDMVSRWGGDEYACLLLEVGQEAEVTRLARSMIDRIAEEFESAGTTLSIGCSTGIAMYPGDGESADALLKNADEAMYRAKGASEKVVLFGAQPPNGASTQVVR; encoded by the coding sequence ATGAAGCCAGAGCCGCTCGACCCAAACGAGGCCTCAACCGCAGAGAGCGATTCGTTGGGACGCGTGCTGGGGCGTAGCCGGAAGATCAAAGTAGCCATCAAGAAGGCCGCCGGCAGACTCACTTCGGCAACTGCGGTCCTGAAGCAGGGCAAGAGGGCGAACATCCCGGCTCACTCCGTCGAGCGGGCCATCTCTCAGTACGAAGATGCTGAGAACGAAGTGGTGCAAGCCGTTCACGACCTGAGTCAGGTCAATACTGCCCTAGCCGTGGAGGTCGCGGAGCGAGTGGGCATCGAATCCGAACTCGCCGACACGAAGGCCGATCTGGCTGATATGAAGGTCGATTTGGCCACGGCGCGCGACGATCTCTCGGAATCCCAGGCGAGCGAGGACGAAGCCCTGCAGCGCGCGCTTCATGACCCACTCACCGGTCTTCCCAACAGGGTGCTGTTCGACCAGGGTCTCGACCACGGGCTGATTCAGGCTCGTCGGCACGGCTGGGGGCTTGCGGTCCTCTTCATCGACGTCGACGACTTCAAGAGCATCAACGATTCGTACGGTCACCATGTGGGTGACGAAGTGCTGATCATGATCGCCGATCGTTTGCGGTCTTTTGTCCGCGCGGAGGACATGGTCAGCCGCTGGGGTGGTGACGAGTATGCGTGTTTGCTGCTGGAAGTTGGGCAGGAAGCCGAAGTCACCCGCCTTGCGAGGAGCATGATCGACCGCATCGCCGAGGAGTTCGAATCCGCCGGGACCACTCTGTCCATAGGCTGCAGTACCGGCATTGCCATGTATCCCGGAGACGGAGAATCGGCTGACGCCCTTCTGAAGAATGCCGACGAGGCTATGTATAGAGCCAAAGGAGCCTCGGAGAAGGTCGTGCTGTTCGGCGCTCAACCTCCAAACGGAGCTAGCACCCAGGTCGTCAGGTAG
- a CDS encoding class I SAM-dependent methyltransferase translates to MSRMVGENRATARELAQRHVAAGDPLGWFEELYGADDLTIIPWADLEPNPNLVDWLEPRGVVGSGRNALKVGCGLGDDAEELARRGFDTTAFDISPAAISWCHRRFPSSAVRYFAADLLRPPAEWSRRFDLVVESYTLQVLPPELRVDAIRRVAGFVAPGGILLVITRGREPGEPEGMMPWPLTRNELALFEEVGLTAFEFEDYVDDEDPPVRRFRATYRRPVGDGAAKQALSGGAG, encoded by the coding sequence ATGAGTAGGATGGTCGGCGAGAACAGGGCGACTGCCAGAGAACTGGCGCAACGGCATGTGGCCGCAGGCGATCCTCTCGGCTGGTTCGAGGAACTCTACGGTGCTGACGATCTGACGATCATCCCCTGGGCGGATCTCGAACCGAACCCCAATCTGGTGGACTGGCTCGAACCTCGCGGTGTGGTCGGCTCGGGACGCAATGCGCTCAAGGTCGGATGCGGTCTGGGTGACGATGCGGAGGAGTTGGCGCGTCGGGGGTTCGACACAACCGCCTTCGACATCTCTCCCGCGGCTATCTCCTGGTGTCACCGCAGGTTCCCGTCCTCGGCCGTGCGCTACTTCGCGGCGGACCTCCTGCGGCCGCCCGCAGAGTGGAGTAGGCGGTTCGATCTTGTCGTGGAGTCCTACACGCTCCAGGTGCTGCCACCCGAGCTGCGGGTCGATGCCATCCGGCGGGTCGCCGGTTTCGTTGCACCGGGCGGTATCCTGCTGGTGATCACACGCGGGAGGGAGCCCGGTGAGCCGGAGGGTATGATGCCGTGGCCCCTGACGAGGAACGAGCTGGCGCTTTTCGAGGAGGTCGGCTTGACCGCGTTCGAGTTCGAGGACTACGTGGATGACGAGGACCCACCGGTGCGCCGGTTCAGGGCGACCTATCGGCGGCCGGTCGGCGACGGAGCCGCCAAACAAGCGCTTTCGGGCGGAGCCGGGTAG
- a CDS encoding GNAT family N-acetyltransferase has product MRGSYRVLSASPEHVPSLPSIERSAAALFGDAVPAALLEHVTPESVFLAAQEQGTLWVALGPVDQPVGFARAVATDQRVHLAELDVLPAHGHRGVGAALVRAVEDWAYSNGLSEITLTTYRDLPWNAPFYARLGYTVVPEAEWDADMRGRFEAEAGLDSERTKRVVMSRSLGSA; this is encoded by the coding sequence ATGCGGGGTTCTTACAGGGTCCTCTCCGCGTCCCCAGAACACGTGCCCTCGCTTCCCTCGATCGAGCGGTCGGCGGCTGCGCTGTTCGGGGATGCCGTTCCTGCGGCGTTGCTCGAGCACGTGACGCCCGAGTCCGTCTTTCTCGCCGCCCAGGAGCAGGGCACCTTGTGGGTAGCCCTCGGACCGGTTGATCAGCCGGTCGGCTTCGCCCGCGCTGTCGCAACAGACCAGCGGGTCCATCTGGCGGAACTCGATGTCCTCCCGGCCCACGGACATCGCGGTGTCGGGGCGGCCCTCGTCCGGGCGGTCGAGGACTGGGCGTACTCGAACGGCCTCTCGGAGATCACGCTCACGACGTACCGCGACTTGCCGTGGAACGCGCCCTTCTACGCCCGCCTGGGATACACCGTAGTTCCCGAGGCTGAATGGGACGCGGATATGCGGGGCCGGTTCGAAGCCGAGGCGGGTCTCGACTCGGAGCGGACCAAGCGTGTCGTCATGAGCAGGAGCCTCGGCTCCGCCTAA